Proteins co-encoded in one Stomoxys calcitrans chromosome 5, idStoCalc2.1, whole genome shotgun sequence genomic window:
- the LOC106086156 gene encoding uncharacterized protein LOC106086156 isoform X2 has translation MRTKHFVLVLCCIAASTLLFIIFGTSESNDSFKNIVSHTHQQINKFQENLRVSEEKKLEIDEKYLSILGFTSYLPNNTKKNVDETVYFKYDAHNTNEKTQTYMGHSMKMNNMQYLHYHIQNVDNAQSTQSQVHATSAHVFNGTKVNFTIVTYVQEGQAPSAILLSQNIALKFPNEYLIIYDLGLSEEDLKALSAYCNNSRCLVISYDLSIFPSHVTDQRMHAYRSIVIKDALMRSKSILFAENYIRIRGTNRDLNELRKKLHAVGVLGWNTPTAVSTRTHPKMFDYFQTDADDYFFLKMVDLDTVLFEDTDFVAEKILLPWIKCALTLECLDPIELTRE, from the exons ATGCGAACAAAGCACTTCGTTCTTGTACTTTGTTGTATTGCAGCTTCAACTTTATTATTTATCATATTTGGAACAAGTGAATCTAACGACTCATTCAAAAACATAGTTTCGCATACCCaccaacaaataaacaaattccAG GAGAATTTACGTGTTTCCGAAGAAAAGAAACTTGAAATTGATGAGAAGTACTTATCAATATTGGGATTTACATCGTATCTTCCAAATAATacgaagaaaaatgtcgatgaAACAGTTTATTTCAAATACGATGCTCATAACACAAATGAGAAGACCCAAACATACATGGGACATTCTATGAAAATGAATAACATGCAATACTTACACTATCATATACAAAATGTCGATAATGCTCAATCAACTCAGTCCCAAGTTCATGCCACTTCTGCACATGTATTTAACGGAACAAAAGTAAATTTTACAATAGTTACTTACGTACAGGAGGGTCAAGCTCCTTCGGCCATTCTTTTGTCGCAAAATATAGCATTGAAATTTCCAAACGAGTACCTAATAATATATGATCTAGGCTTGTCTGAGGAGGACTTAAAAGCACTTAGCGCGTATTGCAACAACTCTCGTTGTCTTGTTATATCATATGATTTGTCAATATTTCCATCTCATGTGACTGATCAACGTATGCACGCATATCGTTCCATTGtgataaaagatgcattaatgCGGTCTAAATCAATACTATTTGCTGAGAATTACATAAGGATTCGTGGAACTAATCGTGATTTAAATGAACTGAGAAAGAAATTACATGCAGTCGGTGTCCTCGGCTGGAATACACCAACTGCTGTTTCCACACGAACACATCCGAAAATGTTTGATTATTTCCAAACTGACGCCGACGACTACTTCTTTTTGAAAATGGTAGATTTGGACACTGTTCTTTTTGAAGATACAGACTTCGTTGCCGAGAAAATACTATTACCATGGATTAAATGCGCACTCACTTTGGAATGTTTGGACCCGATTG
- the LOC106086142 gene encoding transcriptional coactivator yorkie isoform X2, translating into MSLSKSSASDDANKCSVKTDESTSAASKSSINLVVRNYQNSDENLQALFDSVLNPSESNRPLQVPFRMRKLPNSFFTPPAASPKSPTVSHSRANSVDSAYDCGSQPNINQTSVASSLSDLQTPAAVQAQQQSTNAINTQPTAPSTTAAQAEPPRLQICHSRAHSSPASLQQTYIHGNVADDAAPPFLQQQGDRGGSSTSTSAAPGFPNNLIGYNAAAAAVAAAAGLNASNILGLSGAGASVPLQTYHMKQRSYDVISPIQLQNELGPLPPGWEQAKTNDGQIYYLNHTTKTTQWEDPRTQFKQQQALNAVSNTRATAKVNGTDNILASSNLGPLPEGWEQALTETGEVYFINHIDRTTSWNDPRLNDPRFPLLIQKELKPKTEMSWVNATDIDKDSDIFKQKSRQHLELIQEPN; encoded by the exons ATGTCGTTGAGTAAGTCCAGCGCGAGTGACGACGCAAACAAATGCAGCGTTAAAACGGATGAGTCGACGTCAGCTGCGTCAAAATCGTCGATTAATCTGGTTGTACGCAATTATCAAAATTCTGATGAGAATTTACAGGCGCTGTTTGATAGTGTTTTAAATCCCAGCGAATCGAATCGCCCACTGCAGGTGCCTTTTCGGATGCGCAAGTTGCCGAACTCATTTTTTACTCCTCCTGCAGCAAGTCCCAAATCGCCAACCGTGTCACATTCAAGGGCTAATAGCGTCGATTCGGCCTACGACTGTGGTTCTCAACCAAATATTAACCAAACTTCCGTGGCATCATCACTTTCCGATTTGCAAACACCTGCGGCTGTGCAGGCCCAACAGCAATCCACAAACGCAATTAACACACAACCAACTGCTCCCTCTACCACCGCCGCACAAGCAGAACCTCCACGTTTACAAATCTGTCATTCACGTGCTCATAGTAGCCCCGCTTCCCTTCAACAAACATATATTCATGGTAATGTTGCAGACGATGCTGCTCCTCCTTTCCTTCAACAGCAGGGTGATCGTGGAGGTAGCAGTACGTCGACGTCGGCTGCTCCAGGATTTCCCAATAATTTGATAGGGTATAATGCGGCAGCCGCTGCCGTCGCCGCTGCCGCTGGTCTCAATGCCAGTAATATTTTAGGATTGTCTGGTGCAGGAGCTTCGGTTCCTTTGCAAACATATCACATGAAGCAGAGATCATATGATGTTATTAGTCCCATACAACTGCAGAATGAATTGGGCCCACTTCCTCCCGGATGGGAGCAAGCAAAAACCAACGACGGTCAAATTTATTACTTGAA CCATACAACGAAAACAACACAATGGGAGGATCCCAGAACACAGTTTAAGCAACAACAGGCATTAAATGCAGTTT CTAATACCAGGGCTACTGCTAAAGTCAACGGGACAGACAATATATTAGCTTCGAGTAATTTGGGGCCATTGCCAGAAGGATGGGAACAAGCCTTGACCGAAACAGGGGAAGTTTATTTTATTAACCATATTGATCGGACTACTTCATGGAATGATCCGAGGTTGAATGACCCAAGGTTTC CTCTGTTGattcaaaaagaattaaaacCTAAGACGGAAATGAGTTGGGTAAATGCAACTGATATTGACAAAGATTCTGATATATTTAAGCAAAAATCGCGACAG CATCTGGAGTTAATCcaagaaccaaattga